Part of the Alosa alosa isolate M-15738 ecotype Scorff River chromosome 18, AALO_Geno_1.1, whole genome shotgun sequence genome is shown below.
CTCAAAACGACACAAATGATACACGTTCAATCAAAACAAAATGTCATCAATGTCGCCTAACAGTTTTTGATTTGAAAAAAATTACTTGTCAAATTGTTTGTCTCCAAGTGGTCTAGCTGGAAGGCTATTATTGCTCACAACATGTATGCCATGAAGATCATGATACCACATGAGCATATGATGGCCCTCACATACTTGAGAAAGTAGATTGAATGGTCAGAAGGAACAGCAAAAGCCTAGCATGTGGATGATATATACTTTAACATGAATGAAATGTCATACCACGTGAGACCTGTACATAGTGCCAGTTTCCTGTAGTTTCCCGGGAGTATTTCCTGTTCCCACGATTGGCCACTACAATATTAGAGAGATtctagagagaaacagagagagcacaaacagacacacaaattaTTAAACATACACAGGGGTCCTGAAAACCTAGACCTAGCCTAGAAAATTGCCACGTTTCATTAttagtcttattacactttccaACTTGAAAAGAGATATATTTTAAATGGGAAAATTACCGAAAAACGTAGTCTCTTTTAAGCGTGATGCTAGCAGACGAGatgctaacggtctaatctgattaaatgatctatgctaggctggagctaaaagtgctactgccagactcagagaacggctggataaactggagaaaggtaaaactcaattgtttaactcgaggggaggtggaaaatgagtgtatttccccaaatggtgaaATATCCCTTTAatgacataaggtgtggtcaggcgcatgatctaaaaatcgctatcttagaCCCTCAAAAATTattacaccactgaccaagaaaaacctggtctatagtgTAAGAAAAAATAGGAAAGATTTTCTCTTCTTCGGATTGATACAGCAAAGTGGTTTATTCCAGTGTAAAATGGTAGAAAGGTTCACAAAAGTTCACAAAGGTTCAACCTAGTCAcaatgtagtcacaaagccagaactgagagactcaggagaagtttttatccccaggccatccgaactctgaactcacactatactgactttgcacacattcactcctcagcactctcaaacatttcccaactctgaactcacactatactgactttgcactcattcactcctcagcactcatgaccccccccccacacacacacacacccacacacacctacaagacttttagcacttttacatccctctccctatgctacagaccttttatttattttcttttcatttcatcacaacgtcaaaacacacacacacacacacacacacacacacacacacatctctgactttctccaacttttgcacactttttttatttattatttttgatttctcctccatctacccatgtccttgattgcctagcctttctgcccccaacacacacttacatcatcactgtcatcacttcacatacatacagcacactgcttgctacagtaagcctcctctacatacttgctgcacactgcccccacatacacagcacattgtcttcaggatcttctccaacacacatcctctacatacttacagcacactgcccccacctacccacacacacacacactacacacacacacacacacagtcactgctccactccctcccgcccacacacacatcttcactgtcatcactcacatacattacatacagtactctgcttgcaatagtaagtccctgcccccacacatacacagcacattatttcatcaggaagcttctccaacacacatccccaacatacttacaggacactgccccccaatacacagcacattgtctcatgaggaagcttccccaacacacatattacacacaagacccctggcagttgggttagccccttgagccgtggatctgcccaaggtttcttccttggtaagggagtttttccttgcccctgttgctcttaggtgctccttgttggtgccccccacccaatcctaatcctcccccaccttttttatgcagcccttgccacttaatctactaaacccctcttctactgcactttttaccccccctccCAATTAATGCataaataggctgacaccagacataatttcactgcatttcttacttccagtaactatatgcatgtgacaataaacttccttgtatccttgtatccttgtacctATGCCTGCCCTCGGCATATTCTCTGGAGTTCTCTCTCCTTCGTCCTGTCTGGGTGAACTACTTCGTCCTGTCTCAATGAACTAACTAAAAGTTACCAACTCAAGTCATTAAATTAATCTGGCTTCTACCCAAATAACCTTTTGTCCTTTGTATATGATAATTGAGTTAACCTCACACCTTTGGCTGGGATGGTTGTCAATGGCTTACCCCCAAAACCCATTGTATGATCGTTGGTGTTTTACTGGGGCCAAACTGTCTGGCCTGCCATCAGAACATCAGAACTTAATCTTAGTTGGAGAAATGATATCACTCATACAATTCGGCAGGATTAATTTCTTACAATAGCGAAAGATAAAGCACAGCtaaagacgcactgtcacgagatgtaagcagcccttAGCAACCAGTCCCAATTCAAGACAACTGGAGACAACTTCCACACCTAGTCCCTTTATCACATGAACGTggagagtataagtatatatactcttttgatcccgtgagggaaatttgttctctgcatttatcccaatctgtgaattagtgaaacacacacagcacacagtgaggtgaagcacacactaatcccggcgcagtgagctgcctgctacaacggcgctcggggagcagtgaggggttaggtgccttgctcaagggcacttcagccgtgcctactggtcgggctcgaacctgcaaccctctggttacaagtccgaagtgctaaccagtaggccacggctgccccaagagagaggggaataaaGGGAGACGTGTGTTCTCACTGAGCACGGAGGTGACAATGACGATGCCTGTGATGCAGAAGCCACTCAGGAACCTGAGCACAGCGAACATGATGTAGGAGGTGGAGAAAACGCTGATCAGCGCAAAGCTCATCCCAGACACGTACGACACCAGAAGCATTATCCTGCGACCAAACCTGTGTGTATGAAAGGGCGCAAGTGTTAGCGTCAATGGTGATTAATGGTGAATTAATGATCAAATTTTTACCTTAAATCATGCTATGGTCTTGTCATTGTTTGAAGTGTGTCATACCTGTCACTCAGACCACCAAAGGTCACGGCTCCAAACATGACCCCCACAAAGAAGATGGTGGCAGTGGCTTTATTCAACCCTTTCTTCTCACACACCAAATCCAACTttgagagggagaaaaacagcAGGAAAAGTCTATACTCAAGGACAACTATGTCAGCTGTGATTTGAACCCTCAGCTCTTCAGGTTTCTACTAGTCCAATTCCCTACCCAACATTACACCAACAACAGAACAACAACACcatgtcaacaacaacaacaacaacactaaagGATGGTCCAGTATCCCATGCTAAAGCATACAAGAAAAGAACACATCGAAGCACCAGTAACTCTTGTTATAGCAGGCACAAAGATACTTCCAGGCCATTTTACTCAGTTGGGAATCTTCCTAAGTAAAAAAGTAAGTTTTTACTAAAAACCCTGGCACATTATGTCTAAGAAGATATTCTGATCCCactgaacaaacacacaagaaagGCATAGCATTCTTTTTACTTCAGTGCCCCCCACTAGCAGATATTTCTAAAGTCAGACATTCGGATTGACCTTAGATTAAGGTTCAGTTACAAGTTTAGCTGCAAATGAACAACCCAGTTTTCCCTTCATGTTTTATGAGGCCACATCAATATATAGCAAGGGCAGGAAGGCACCTTAACAATGTATTTGCTATCATTAGTTTAAATGTCATTTATTCTGCATTTCTTGATACgtccccccacatacacatgaCTGGCAATATGCCACTGAAGAGAGAGTTGTGTATTTTGTTTACCTCAGTGGCCGGTGTGCTTGTGAAGGTGCTGTTGTCGTACACCCATCCATTTCTACACGGTTCTGCAGGAAGTCCGGTGCTGCTGGAGGTGTTGAGCAGCAGGTAGAACTGGGGCTCTGGGAACATGAGGCAGGAAGACAGCGTCCCATCCGCCTGCATCGGGATACTGACCGTCCGTCTCTCCTCCACCGACAGATTCCCAAAGACGCCCGCAGCATCCAGACCGCTGATGTCACAGTGGTGGGGTGGGATACTCGCAATGAAGTTGTTTACCAGGAAGTGACATGGTAAGGTCAAACGCCCCACGAAGCTAAGGCAAAGGATCATCTTCTGGAACCTTCCAAAGCCATTTATCTCTAAGAGAAGATCTTCAAACTTCATTGTGACAAAAAATGCTAAACAGAGTAGTCCACAGTTTTATAATAATCAGACAGGTATTGTAATAATGGCTGTGCTCTCAGAGAATATCTCACCTAAACCTCTGCCCTCTTATAATGGGGCACAGTGGTGacttctctctccacctgttTTGACAGGAcacctctctctatttctctctctttctctctccttgtgtAACTTTCACATAGTTAATTGTAGGTTGACGCCATTGCCCATGACAGTCATTCCAAAGGTTGAGAATGAAATGAATATGCATGGGTTATCAACCAATATTTGACTTTTGTAAACCATTATAACCTCTCCTCCAGAGGATGTCAGGTAACAAAACATTATCACTGATATGGCAATGCTTTACTGATGTATGATTTGTCCATCCACTAATTTCATGTTTACATTTATCATTTCCTTTCATTGCAGTGTTTTAAACAATTCTAGTTTATGAGTGAAACACTTTTTGTCTATGTACAAGACAAACCAGGTATAGAAAGGTGTTGAGTTACTATGGGGATTACTGAGACCTCCTGCTTCACACAATCCACTATGGTCCCAGTTCCCAAGAAAGCCTCCATCACAAGACTAACTAGACCTGTTACTGCGGTCATGCAACGCTCTTCAGGAGGGGGCTAACACTGGCGCCCCGGCAGCAGACAATGCTGAGGCAAGTCACCTCTCGTATTCCGTGGGCTGTTGGTGTAGTGGTTACAGGGCCACTCACCACTTAGCTTCCAAATGTAGAAGAGTTCTTAGGGAATTTGAGACAAAAGGGAAATGAATGACATTAGACTGCAGGTAGGTCAAAGTTTGCCTTTTCAAACAGAGTAGTGTGCAGATGTGACAGTACAAACTTTGACCTAGCATTGTAGCTCAATAGGAGTACTGGCCATTAGCTGCAGCTACTCCAGTTCAGTAGCACTGATTTTGGTTGTTATTTTTCCTATGGACAGTACCTGgcgaaagaaaatacacttctgtgtgtgttgtttcataGTGACAATATCAGTGCAGCCGTTGTATACAAACCTGATGCCAATGTCCTCTGTCTGTCATTATATAAATCCCTGCACATGGATAAGcagttgtgattggttcctgggtTCAAGATTAGTTCAAGAGACAgctaaacatttacatttattcagatgcttttatccaaagtgatttacatttgtgaattacattacaagggccattctcaCCAGAGTAACCAAGGgttagtgccttgctcaagggcacaacagtggaatcCAATGGAATCCCCAACTTTCCAGGCTACTCTatgctagcctagctccttGGCCACTAGCCTACCGctaacacaacaacacaagtgTTTTTCAAAGTTAAACAGACCTGTAAAATGTATGGACAGACAAGTGAGTGTTTTTGTAGAATGGCTATGAATCCATTTCACGAAATTGAAACACCACAACTAAAGATTTTAGAGCGGATCTTCGTTTTCATCATTCAGATTCAGTCCGTCTTCGTTTTCTTCAGAGAGGAGCGGGAATTCCACTTGTGATGTTCTACAATTCAACCACAAAACAACATTAAATTATTATTCTTATCATGTATTGATATGTTTCACTGCTAAAACTCACGccaacacaaaacaacattaAATTATTATTCTTATCATGTATTGATATGTTTCACTGCTAAAACTCACGccaacacaaaacaacattaAATTATTATTCTTATCATGTATTGATATGTTTCACTGCTAAAACTCACGCCAACACAAAACACTTACAGGAGGTACCCTGTTCCCTCAATGTCTTCAATGGTCTCAGGCAAGCATTGGTCCCGGGTTTCAGGCAGTCGGCTGGCCACCAAACTGGACCCCACTGCAATGCAGGACAGGATGAGCTGTGGGAGGCCCAACCACACGTCATCCAACAGCAGGATCAGGGGGGCCATCGCCACCCCCACACGACCCATGAAGGAGTTATAGCCCATGCCATTCTGCCTGTCCCAATGCACAAGAAGGGTTGGGAATGTTACATTTGAAGCGTAATAAGATACAGATGACAAAGTTATCATGTTAAACTTATGTAGCAATTTTATTACATCCCCGAAGTAACTTACTACAACTTTTGACAAACTTACTTTTAACTTGCTACAACAATGACTGTTTTATTCTATAGAATAGGGTGGTTGGTTGGTACACCAAGGTCCACTGACAGCCCTTACTACTGACAGCCCTTACCTGATCACGGTTGGGTAGAGCTCCGAGCTGTACAGAACAAGGGTGTCAAAAGAGGCCGCCGAACACCCCTTACCGAGCACCGCTACTACTGTTCTCACCGTCCGCTGTTCTgaaggagagacacacacacacacacacacacacaatcacactgcaCCTTGTGTTGATACTTGAAGGAGAGACAGACTATTCATATGACATATATGTATAACATATATATTATCCTAAAACAACAGGATCGTATTACCATGCTCCATGACTTGGTTTCAACAATTAGCCTTGCAGTGGTAATGATGTTGTTGCATATGGATATAAACAACCAGCAAGTCTTGTACCTTAAGATCACCCACACTCttagaatgaatgtgttgaaacaacacaacttgtgttgtttttaacacatctctattcccagatagggacaacacagttggTGTTATTTCCAACACATGGTTATATTGGGTGCTTTTACTGAAtttgtgcattttatttttaaacttttGGAATCAAAGGCTATTTATGTCAGATATTTTGTTGATCACTGGCAGCAATTTCAAGTTGTTTCTAAAGATTTCACTGTAGCATGTCTGTCACTTACTATTTTTTCAGCTGTGGATTCTACAGTATTTAAACTGTAGAAGACTTACTTATCTTAAGATATATAAAGATAATGCCAAGAATGACAATGATTTCCTATTGTACATTGTATCAAGTAGTACTTAAATACCATAAAATGTTAGGTAATTTGAGAGCTGGTGTGCAGTGATtaatggttacactttactttacagtatcgacataagagtgacatgacactgtcatgaacgtgtcataaacaagtcataaacgtttatgacgtAACGCTTctgttaagtgacattcgttttttgccataacaagttaggtttagggttaggtatAAGGTTAGGTTGGATTAGGGtaagaggttaggattagggttagggttcatgtgtcatgacagtgtcatattggtaaacaatcATCTCAAATTTGTAAAGATAAATCCTCAATTCTGGTCAAAGATCATTGATATTTGGGCTCACCAACAGCCAGTCAAGTCACAACCCTCTCTATTTGGGCTCACCAACAGCCAGTCAAGTCACAACCCTCTCCATAAGGCAATGTGTTGACTGTCTGGCATagtatacagtatgtcccaattcCCAATGCTTTTTACCTCTGGGGATGACCACAGTGATGGCAAGACATAACCCAGCCAGGAAGAGAGCTCCACATTCTGTCTTACGGCGCCCAATCTTGTCCAGAAGGAAGAACACAACCACTTTAGCCAGGATCTCAATAGCAGCGTATATAAACTGTGTGAGGTAAATATTCACTCCAAACCCTGTAATGTTAAAACTGATGCCATAATAAGTAGAGGCAACTCCGTACCTGCAAGACATTAGACACAAATGATACACGTCACTTAAAACCTAATTTCATCAAAGTCAACTttaatctgaaaaaaataaataacctcTGTAGGCTATTAATTATTGTGGTCTCAAAAGTTCCTGAATCAGATATCAAGCAATATAGCTACAACAAATGTGAAACAACATCCAAGTTAACATGTATGCTATCTAGACCCTATGAGACCATGACTGCATGATGATCCTCACCTGCTTGAGGAAGTAGATTGAAGGGTCAGTATTACACTAAGGGACAGCAAAAGCCTAGCATGTGGATGATATACTTCAAAGTGGGTAAAATCTCATACCAGGTGAGACCTGTACATAGTGCCAGTTTCCTCATCTTGGGAGTTCTCATCAGATCTAGATAGGAGTATTTTCTGCCCACACGATTGGCCACCCCAACGTTAGAGAGACTCtaaggagagagagcacaaacacacaaaccattaaacgttgaaaaacactgctcaAAATCtaagcacacaatgtcaaattaatgaACCCCGTCTAGACGATAAAAATGAGGAATGTTACATTCTCTGGATAGTCTTTAAAATGTTGTATAGTTAAGAATATATTCAGATGTATCCCCTTGGTAATCACCAAGATTAATCATTGCTATTACATTTTTTCTCTAGAGGGTTTAgcacaggggtgggcaactaatttccccaaggggccacatgacaaactgggactgttgaggagggctggacccaaaataccgaactcaagtctgaactcaattctgtccaattctattctgttcttgtataacattaagtaaatcatatggttttgtttactactcataagaacagatgaaaatgtgagggagacaaaggaaaaacagcaatagGCTATTTAGTGCTGTATTTTGGgtcaccagcgcatggcgtaaagttcgTTTTTCACCCGCGCGAAgttgaattcggtattttgcacgtttattttttaagcattgcgcccaggggtgtggcaattaacaacctagggaggggcctagcgcgttgtctaaaaatcgctatcatacaccacctaaacctggtcagaagtcaatggcgagttgttcatatgctattttaagagcgcatgtcaccagtcatattggcaggtgcacgcaccatccttctatcattcatgaacgcacaccagcgcacgtccatgcaaagcattacaaattgcacgattacaatgagAAACATAATAGaacaaagatattacgaaatactgtacatctcataatgagtagttattcaccatcatttgcaaattggtaatgacggttaaaagtgattaggggagaggcgagagacacgtatggagcacagctgaagacgcactgtcacgagatataagcaactcctctgcaggataaatgttgtttaatTCAGTCATGTGAgcggtaagtgttgctttttccagtctatgttttcggtggtaacccattgtcagtcaacaGTGAAAGTActgtaactgcatataactgtcttgtcgttgacttattccttggtgaagttagtttcactttgccaatgagttcaaataaaagacgagtgcaaatgcgtgtaggctatgctaggttttagtaaagcatggtttaagaatgactattccatacgctctcgcaagcagcctccttcaaatgcgccgttgaatgccaaaataccgatacatttatttgacatatcgcgcgttgcgccgttaaagggaatgacagatgtcattctcattggtttaaaatgatgttacgccccaaacacacccatatgactgattaaaaaacctaggaacaccttgttacgccatgcgctccacttttgatagcgaaacccctcccaatgtgaactggacatcctactaaatttgaatagacttttgacgagtgacaaTGCACTTTGATgtgaatgtcatgatagggcccagaATCTATGTCCAGTATGTAATCCTCATTCTtgaaaatgattttttgacattgactttttttttttttttattttttcaaagactgatataaaaaagtactacaatatctaggctatgtgaaggagtcagtacaaccATAGGCCTGTTACAATTTTTCTCTAGAGGGTTTAGCAGATACAATAGTAATGACACATCAACACGTCCAAATGGCCAGTGGCATCTCACATCTGGTTTGATGGAGGAGACGGTTCCCAGCCGGCGGTTTATCTTTTCACACTTCTTTAGGTAGTGATGAGCTTCATCCAGCCGCCCATTGGCTATCAACCATCTAGCTGATTCTGGAACCCATCTGTTTTGAGATGACAGCTGATTCATTTAATTAATTTCCATAACTTCTCAACTGTTTCTCCAGAAAACAAGATATCCAACTTAATGCACTCATAACCATCCATTAATGATTCTGGAGTGAGTTCCCTGTTACATTCCCATGGTGATCGATgccaaatataaaaataatttgtatTACTGTAGATTAAAATAGAGATAATGTGGGGTGTACCTCCATAATATTATGGATAAGGCCACTGGTGATGTGGCTGTCACGATCATCCTCCAATCTCTGATGAAGCAGAGGCAGCACCATATATCCAAATGTCCATGACATGCTGTCAATCACTCCCACCAGCTTTCTGTTCTCAATGTCCACCCATTCCACAACTGCAGACAGAAACAAATGTAAACTTTCACATGCactcaaatccacacacacacacacacaaacacacacacaaacaacaacacaaagtcATACTCTTCAAGTAACTTGAAGTAGAGTAGCCTATTGTAGCTTTAAAGGTGATACATTACATGTAGCATTTAAAGTTTAAAACATTCAAAAAGTACCTAGAAATGGCAATAGAATGTGAGGAATCATAATGTCTAAGATTCTTAAGTCCTGTGTCGCCCATATATCCACTAAAATTAGTGTAGGGACCAGCTAGCTTTGTCAAAGACGCTTAAGTCCTGTGTCGCCCATATAGCCTATTCACTAAAATTAGCATACGGATCAGCTAGCTTTGTCTATGCTTCAGGCGATACTCCCTCGTaatactagcctagaaatctagacgcgcccctagcggcagcgaattacatttgctgccagggctagtctagcaactctccgtttgcttgtgagctccagaaatcgaaacttaatcaggccaatgaaatcgtgtatagagtcgttaggtgggcttaacataatgattgatggcagagttgcaacggtttggcttgaattccctgctacttgaaaacaaataagatggatgttggatgctggcgaacagtgtgacacgagttaagcttttattaagttggcaaacgtttgaactagccaaccagctccggctggtgggaaacgtatgggactcataagcgctgccgctgtcctattgcgtgcagaggaaatttgaaagacaactgattatcccgcccctcggactgagcactgcgaacggtgagtgtccagaccctacattttaatgtgggtctggctcgtcaggctatcgTAATACCACATTGTACCTAAAGGTATGCAAGTCAATGGAAGAGTGCCAACACATGTGAGGATGCATTTAAGACAaatggggggtattccatcaacctcgctaaaggctaaacctggcttatttcaaagtctcgctaattttagtgagagtTCCCTTCCGAAAGTGTCACCAAGCATTGATTTACATATTCACAAGTTCCGAATAATTTATGAAAATTATACAACTTTTTTTGTGGTTCTAGGAATCTT
Proteins encoded:
- the LOC125311917 gene encoding LOW QUALITY PROTEIN: solute carrier family 22 member 7-like (The sequence of the model RefSeq protein was modified relative to this genomic sequence to represent the inferred CDS: inserted 2 bases in 1 codon) — its product is MNFEDLLSEIDGFGRFQKMVVCISFLGRLTLPFHFLINNFIASIPPHHCDISDLDAAGVFGNLSVEERRTVSIPLQADGTLSSCLMFPEPQFYLLLNTSSSTGLPAEPCQNGWVYDNSTSINTLATEFDLVCEKKGLNEITTTVFFVGVMFGAMTFGGLSDRYGRRITLLVSYVSGMSFALISVFSTSYAMFAVLRLLSGFCLTGIVIVTSVLIVEWVDIENRKLVGVIDSMSWTFGYMVLXLCFIRDWRMIVTATSPVALSIILWRWVPESARWLIANGRLDEAHHYLKKCEKINRRLGTVSSIKPDSLSNVGVANRVGRKYSYLDLMRTPKMRKLALCTGLTWYGVASTYYGISFNITGFGVNIYLTQFIYAAIEILAKVVVFFLLDKIGRRKTECGALFLAGLCLAITVVIPREQRTVRTVVAVLGKGCSAASFDTLVLYSSELYPTVIRQNGMGYNSFMGRVGVAMAPLILLLDDVWLGLPQLILSCIAVGSSLVASRLPETRDQCLPETIEDIEGTGYLLTSQVEFPLLSEENEDGLNLNDENEDPL
- the LOC125311916 gene encoding solute carrier family 22 member 7-like; amino-acid sequence: MKFEDLLLEINGFGRFQKMILCLSFVGRLTLPCHFLVNNFIASIPPHHCDISGLDAAGVFGNLSVEERRTVSIPMQADGTLSSCLMFPEPQFYLLLNTSSSTGLPAEPCRNGWVYDNSTFTSTPATELDLVCEKKGLNKATATIFFVGVMFGAVTFGGLSDRFGRRIMLLVSYVSGMSFALISVFSTSYIMFAVLRFLSGFCITGIVIVTSVLKQRTVRTVVAVLGKGCSAASFDTLVLYSSELYPTAKWHNGMGYNSFMGCVGVAMAPLILLLDDVWMGLPQVILFCIALGSSLVASQLPETRGRCLPETIEDIEGTRASQVESPVLSQENEENEVEG